GTGTTCCTGCCTGTGTACTATTAAACAAAATAGTACAAGCTCCATCTTAAAATTCAATATGATTGCAACATCCATGCGGACCTCATGGATAGACAAATAACATGATTTTCAACGAGGAACAAATCAGCATGATGGGAAGCTGGGAGAATATTTGCAACCTTGCTGGTATGTGGTCAAGTAGACACGGCCTATTCAAAGACTATAGTCAAAGTACAACCTCTTTGAATTTAAATGCTTTTTGTGCAACTGCTCATGTATTGAATCTTATTGGGCTTAACTCTAGCCTCGCTTTGTAACTACTTTGTTTTAATAAAATTGGGATATGGGGCCTACAAGTCTCATACCTCGTAAGTTtctattaaaaacaaaaagtacATCAATCGACGGTCAAATATTCATGAGGCCTATTCTTTGGACTGCACTTGTCATCAAAATCAGATCATATGTTTTACTAAGAATTCATCTAACAAAATTGACATACCTAAACTGGAATGATCCACACAACATCAAAGTCTCGTCTATGGCTTGCAAAAGTTTTAATGGATAAGGCTGATGTACCCATGAGCTTTCAAGCAATGCAAACTGTCACTggttttcttcattttatttcGCTTTCTAATTAATTGACTGATTATAATTGAATATTGCTATAATAATTTGGTTTCAGTaaaaacaaaatagattatGAAGCTGCAAATAAACTTCATTGAGAGATTACCTTTCTATTGGCAGCTTTTTACCTTTCTATTGAATTGCTGGCGAAGAAGAATTCTACAAGTTATTAGCAATCCATTAATGATGTGTACTCAAAGGAATACTCAAAAAAagttctttaattaattaatatcatGATGAGTGTCTTTGTCGGAAACAACGTAGGAAACCCTCACGATACAAATCATGAGACAACCTCATTCTCACacaatttcaaataaataagaactttgaataatatttcttaaaatttgtttttcttactTTCTTCGCAAATAAAACACCATATACATATTTACACTAGTAGGAGAGTACATCAACATCAATAGTAAATACCAATATATGTTACTCTTCATTAAACATACATCAATGTATTCCTTATTAGGACTATAAGAAATACATTGATGAGGGTACTAAAGAGATGATTTGTACCTTTCCATTGTTTAATGAATAACTTTTGGTCTTGGAGCGTGATGAAGGTACCGAAGAGATGTTATTCTAGTTGAGATGTTTGCGGTGCATCTATTGACGATCTTGCCTTGtgtattttcaaaaaagaacaaaaactcTATTACCATTCTCAATGGAGGCAATAGTCAATACCAGGGAATTTCTGagaatatatatttcatttaccATATGAGCAAGCATATTGTTGAAACCTTCAAGATGTTAAAATTAGGTTACAAAAAACTTGAAGACCCTGGAAAATTTCCATGGATATTTATGTTTGTTAAAAAACTAATGAATTTGCTTGTAACACGGTCTAGTTAgtcaaaatatttttgttacTGTAGATAGCCATAAAGTTGAAATGTTCTTTTGCTTACGAAGAACTTGCATTGATGCATGAGTacttcttaaatttaaaaatactataatcaaaatagttgactttttttttcctaactTGCATAAATTGTTCATTTATtcactagaaaaaaaaaaaaaaaaaaaaccgcgTTGTTTTTTGCTGTCTCTCTTTAGCTGGATTTTTACTTCTGACAATTTTAGAATTCGGATGGGTTCTTCTTCTGTTGGTGGAGCAGAATCATCATCGTCTTGTTCTTCAAATTTGAGGTGGAGTTATGATGTGTTTTTGAGTTTTAGAGGAGAGGATACTCGAGACAAGTTCATCAGTCATCTTGTTGTGGCCTTACGTCAAAAGGGcgtcaatttcttcatagatgACAAGCTAGATAGGGGTCACCAAATTTCTAAATCCCTTCTCAAATCTATAGAGGAGTCTAGGATTTCTATCATTATTTTCTCCCAAAATTATGCATCTTCCACGTGGTGTTTGGATGAACTGGTGAAAATAATTAGAGTGTATGAGATCGAAGAAACAAAGAGTTCTGCCAGTCTTCTACAACGTTTGTCCGACTGAGGTTGTAAAACAAACTGGTAGTTTTGGTGAAGCAATGgccaaatatgaaacaaatcGGTTAATGATCAACAAGATTCAACCATGGAAGGAGGCTTTGACCACTGCTGCTACTTTGTCTGGTTGGGATCTTCCAAATTATtggtattattttttttagactttttatattctttttcatatttcttttaCTTCTTCCCTCTTAAACGAGTGTAATAGGGGAAGTTGACTAAACTGGCCTAACAactataaaaaggaaaaatagcCTGCTTTTATAAAAGTCGTGGGCTTTtctaaaaagtaaaattatctTTTACTTTTCTAAGAACATGATTTCCCTTGTTGAGAGCATGTTGTCTGCTCTGAGACAGACTTTTGTTGATTCTAATTTTgatattgaaatatttaatctCAAGATGAGCTTAGTTCATCGATAATTGACATGATCTTCCATCGTAGATGTGAGATGTTTGAGTCCCCAAGTTGTACTAAAAACAATCAGGTATAATTGATTTAAACGTTTcaagtatttaatttttaaaataagtcATTTTGGAAATTTTTTTATGAACTATTTGGCAACTACTCAAAATAgctctaaaacaattttaaagtttattttaaacaattttcttttataaagaaGCACTCccaaaaaaaggcaaaacaagttataataattaagttCATAGCACACACAAATTTATTGTCTGCAAAAATGGCAAAAACGAATCCAGCCCACATATAGAAGATGTAAAATGTCACAAATGACTTTGTTACTGATATATGTTTGATACATCTGATACACATCTGATACACCTAATGTTCCTTGTTACACCTGATACTCTCCTTAATACCCCCGATATACATTATATACTACTTGATAACCTTTGGGCCGCACCATGATACTCTTTGATACACTCGATACCATTTGATACACTTGAAACACCTTGATACACCTCATACTCCTTGTTACACTTGATTCttcttgatacacttgatgcactggTAACAAACTTGTTATGCTTAATTAGTACACTCAACAAATTTGATACGCTTGATGCATGTGATatgtttgatacacttgatgtaTTGCAAATCCACACTTGTATTATTCACTGATATactttgattaattaaatacacttgatatgcTTGAAGTCATACTTATACACTATTGATATACACTTGAAAACTTGATTTATATACTTGATAATGATTCACTTTGTTAATATGTTGATATGCTTTAATAATATGTTGTTGATATACTAGATAATGATACACTGAGTTCATACATATTCTTCATAATACTATAATAaattgcataaaatttgaaaaaatgaaaatcacgtagtaagtatatcaaccatatataatacatataatataagtatacaTTACAACACTGATacaaagtaaaaccaaaacaaaacctatgtaaaaatatatatatatatatatatttgaaatcaaattaaacacaaaataCACATCAAAGTAGAGAAAAATCACAGAGTTAAATTATTTCAATCAATAaccattatattttatattacaATTAATGTACTATTGATATTCTAAAATCAAGATTAAGATGGAAAGAACAAATCGTTTTTTTCCATATAAGAAAAGATGATTAAAGCCTAAAAAAGTGCGAGAAGAAATAAGGGATGATTAAGGCATTAAAAAGAGGagaataaataagttatatatTGAATGGTAACCTGagaataataacaaatttaaaatggagattgttttaaaaagtgagaattttgccatatttgcaaaattgtAAAACAACGTGGTTCTCAAAATGCTACCTATtgcaatttctctttttatcaaaatagcttaaataaaaaaaatgacatttttgaaaatattattttttctttagtcGATACAAATTaccatatatttatttactatttctcattttatttttcatcaCTATGTGTCCGTGTATAATGTGTAATCAAATGATGATAGGAAGAATGAAGCTCATCTTATTCATGACCTTGTAGAGAAGGTGTCTATATTAAAACAAACACAACTACTAAATGTAGCCAAGCATCCTGTTGGAATTGATTCTCAACTTAAAGCTGTTGAGGAATTCGCCTCCCATGGTGTGTTAGATAATGGTGTCAACATGGTGGGGATACATGGGATGGGAGGGATTGGTAAGACAACTTTGGCCAAAGCTTTATACAACAAAATCACATATGAATTTGAAGCTTGTTGCTTTCTTTCAAATGTTAGAGAAGCTTCAGAGCAATTTAATGGTCTAGTTCAACTGCAAGAAAAATTACTCAGTGAGATCTTTAAGGATAATAACTTGAAGGTTGACAATGTGCACAAAGGAATGAATATCATGAAGGATCGATTGTGCTCAAGGAAAGTTCTTATAGTTTTGGATGACGTGGATAAGGACGATCAATTAGATGCATTGGTAGGTGGACGTGATTGGTTCGGTCGTGGTAGCAAAATCATTGTGACAACAAGAGATAGACATTTACTTGAAAGATATTCATTTGATAAAATACATCCTATTCAATTGTTGGATTATGTCAAATCTCTTGAGCTTTTTTGTTGGCATGCTTTTAAGCAAAATCATCCATCAAGGGATTATTTGGACCTTTCAGAACTTGTTGTACGCTATTGCAACGGTCTTCCTTTAGCTCTTGTTATTTTGGGTTCTCTACTTTGTAAGAGAGACCAAAAAATATGGAAAAGCAAATTAGATGAACTTAAAAACTTCCCGGAACCAGGTATTGAAGCTGTTTTCCAAATAAGTTTTAAGAGGCTTGAAGAAAATCCCCCAGTAAAGGAAATTTTCCTTgatatttgttgtttttttgtGGGAGAGGATGTTAGCTACAGTAAGAATGTGTTAAAGGCATGTGATCCTTATCTAGAATCCAGAATTATAATTCTCATGGATCTTTCTCTTGTTACGGTTGAAGATGGCAAGATACAAATGCATGATTTAATTCGACAAATGGGTCAGACGATTGTACGTTGTAAATCTTCTAAGCCAGAAAAAAGGAGTAGGCTGTGGGTGGCAAAAGAAGCTGTCAAGATGTTGATAGAAAAATCCGTGAGTAACCTTATGTAATTATTTTCGTTTACTTATGTCCAAAGACATTGTGATAAAAAAAATGGGGGTCAGCTTGATTATTTGTTAATAATGTTAGAATGACTTCATATTTAACTTTGTAGGGAACTCATAAAGTTAAAGCCATAAAGCTAGACTTGCGCAGCAACCGTCCATTGATTGTTGAAGCAGAAGCATTTAGAAACATGGAAAATCTTAGGTTGCTTATCCTTCAAAATGCAGCAAAATTTCCTACAAATATATTCAAGTATTTACCTAATATTAAGTGGATTGAATACTCATCATCTAATGTTCAATGGTATTTCCCTATAAGCTTTGTTGTGAATGGCGGGCTAGTTGGACTAGTCATAAACGGTGTATCCAACAAACATCCAGGGATTATATTTGAGGTAATTAAATTTTACAACTTCTACTTGTGTGCTTGATATCACTGCAAgtgtttttaatgaatttttcCGTGTGTTTTAGGATTGCAAAATGTTGAAGCATGTTGATCTGAGTTATTGGCGGTTATTAGAGGAAACTCCTGACTTCTCTGTAGCATTAAACCTTGAAAAATTATATCTTAGAAGTTGCAAACGTTTGGAAATGATTCATGGATCTATTGCTTCTCTTAGTAAGCTTGTTACCTTGGACCTCGAAGGCTGTGAAAATCTAGAAAAGCTTCCAAGTAGCTTCCTCATGTTAAAGTctcttgaagttttgaatctaAGTGGATGCATAAAGCTGAAAGAAATTCCCGATTTATCGGCATCGTCAAGCCTTAAGGAACTACATCTTAGAGAATGCTATAATTTGAGAATAATTCATGACTCTGTTGGACGCTTTCTTGATAAACTTGTTATTCTAGACTTTGAAGGATGTAGAAACCTTGAAAGGCTTCCAAGATACATCAGCAAGTCAGGGTCTATTGAAGTTTTGAATCTCGATTCATGCCGAAAGATCGAACAAATTTTTGACAACTATTTTGAAAAGTTTCCAAGCCACCTCAAGTATGAATCCCTTAAAGTTTTGAATCTTAGTTATTGTCAAAATCTTAAGGGAATTACTGACTTTTCATTTGCATCAAACCTTGAGATATTAGATCTTAGGGGCTGCTTCTCTTTAAGAACGATTCACGAGTCCGTTGGATCTCTCGATAAACTTATTGCCTTAAAACTTGATTCTTGCCATCTACTTGAAGAGCTTCCTAGTTGCCTCAGATTGAAGTCTCTTGATTCTTTGAGTCTCACTAACTGCTATAAGCTTGAACAACTTCCAGAATTTGATGAAAATATGAAGTCTTTGAGGGAGATGAATTTGAAAGGTACAGCCATAAGGAAGTTACCCTCATCAATTAGATATCTTATTGGGCTTGAGAATTTGAACCTTAGTTATTGCACAAACCTGATTTCTCTTCCAAGTGAAATTCATTTGTTAAAGAGTCTTAAGGAACTTGATCTTCATGAGTGTTCTAGACTCGACATGTTTCCCTCGGGATCAAGCTTAAATTTTCCCCAACAAAGCTTATTTTCAAACTTGACTATATTGGATCTACAAAATTGCAACATATCAAATACAGATTTTTTGGAAAATTTATCTAATTTCTGCACTACCTTGAAGGAGCTAAATTTGTCCGGAAACAAATTCTGTTCTCTACCTTCCCTCCAAAATTTTTCATCATTGAGGCATCTTGAACTAAGGAATTGTAAGTTTCTTCGAAACATTGTGAAGATTCCACATTGTTTAACCCGAGTGGATGCTAGTGGTTGCGAATTGTTTGTAATAAGTCCTGACTACATTGCCGATATCATGTTCAGAAATCAGGTTCCTCTGTTTTAATATTCATCTAATTTCTATTTTGTTCATATTATATGCTTCTCTCTTGTTTTCTTAACATTGATTTTGAGCATATTAAATCTTAATTCTACAGGACCTTGAATTAAGGAACTTCAAAAGAGAGCTAATCGTAGCGTACAGCAAGATCCCGAAATTCTGCAACAATCAAACCACAGAAAGTTCAACAAGTTTTAGCTTTCAACAGAATTCAGATACGATCATACCTGCTTTGGTTGTGTGTGTTGTTTTCAAAGTGGATGAAGATTCATGTGATGCTGAGGGTTTTATTCGTTTTCAAGTATTGATTGATGGTTATGATGCCTACTATGGAAGGTTGGTGTGGGTCAAAATCAGAGCATATGTTGTTACTAAGAACTCCTCCATCACAATTGATATACTTGAACGAGAATAATCGACACAAAATCGAAGTCTCGTTTCAGGTTTGGAATTATAAGAAAAAGGCTAAAGTTGTTATAAGAAGCCTGGGTGTGTATGTCGTTAATGAGCTTTTTGAGCAATACAAATGATAATTGAGGTCAAGCCGGAAGGAAAGGGGCATACACCATTAAACccaatttttattgtttttcatttttattgaaAGTTTTATAATGTAAGGTTTTATTGTTGTCTGTCAAGTTTTTCTTTAATTCATTGTTTTTTCTCTTTCCAGCCGGGTTTGcatttttaattcaatttcttgCTTTGGGATCATACGATCAAGGAACCGTTCATGTTATGTAATGTAATGATAAAGATAACGAACCTCCACGTGTCTCCACAATGATATAGTATTATCCACTTTTAGCATAATGAGATGATATCAATGAACAcatcatatttaataattagCGTCTGCTTCACACAAATCTTCATCTACTTTGAAAACAGTAACACGGGAAGCTTTTTGGCAAAgattaaaatctaaaaaaatgcCCAACAAACCTCAAAATCATTGTTTGGCGCCTACTCGGTCAATGAATCTCAAATCTCAACAACAAAAATCTTCTTTACAAGTCATTAAACAAAGAAATCTCAAGGCTTGTAAAAAAGATTTTCGGCCAAGAGGGGCCAAAACAGAGCTTAAAGCTCTCAAAATCAGTACATAACTCTCCTCTCTTACCCAAATATGAAGGCAAACTATTTTATAACGACTGTCAAAGAGCTTCGCAACGCCATACTTATGGTGTTACGATTTTAGATGCTCGAACAAGTTGTCTCAGGATCACATTGGATCTGACCTTTACTCTCCTTTGAAGCCACTAAAATGTGTGTGATGCTCGAATTTCTACAAAAATAGACTTCAAACTAATTAATAATTCTAAACAAGCTAGAAGCTAGAACAGAGGCACTAAGATAATTCATTAATTCAGGGAGCTATTAGTAAGAAACCAAACAAGAAACAACAAAATTGGAAGCATGTATCGGCTAACTAACCAACTTTGCCTTTGCTGCCCTCTAACGTCGATATGGACGCCAAGACTTCTTATGGTTTGGTTACTCTAGCACTATTACAAATCTTGTTAATCGTACACGAGACTTCAACTCATGCTTAAGGAGCTAAATGTTAGAGGGGTCGTTATTAACCACATATATTCTGATTTCGATGAGGTCAGACGGTGATCTCGAAATATTTTAGTGACTCACCATCAACGAAAACATCATATTTCATTGAAGCCTTCTCTTCACATAAATCTCTATCTACTTTGAAAATAACACAGacaatcaaaataaatattgatGTCTTTTGTGGATAGTGTTGAAGGCTAACGCTTATTGAACTTGTCGTAGTACTTTGATGGTTGAACCATACTGAGATCATATCGTTTATTAGAATGAACTCTCTTGTTTCTGAGCCATTTAATTTACCCTACAGAATATAATAGGGCTGAAAGGCAATAAAGTAGACGTTTGAAGACAATTGTAATTTCTCCTTCGATGACGAAGACCCACGACTGACGGCGAACATCGACCCACGGCAACGAAAACCCACAACGACCGCTAGGACGCTTTACGAGTTAGACACTACCTCTCTCACAACCTTAATTTCAAATTGCTTCTACTTTATTGCCTTTCAGCCCTAAACCCTAATAGAATGAACTTGTCGTAGTAGTTTGATGACTTATGTTACTAAGGTTCTCTTGTTCTGATTTTATGATCGAGAGAAATCAACCTCAAATTTGTACTCTAATTGAATGCCATTGGATTCCCTCGCCTTTGCGTATTGAacttgtttaaatttgattccCATGTGATTCTTCACTTTGTTTTGATCTGATTTTATAATTTCAAATGATCTAATAAAAATATGCTTttattttttgctattttatatttttgtaatgTATATCTCTAATGTGATTCTATGAGATGACACTTATTTCTCTTAACTGTAATTTTTACTTTTAGCTAAAAAAGTTAATGTGAATATATTCGAGCATAAGAGAAAAAAGACATTAGAATACAATCAAAGTTTCTGCTAACTGTAATTTCCTATAGATTTGCATTGCCTAAATACAAGTCTTAAGTATTTGAACTTGTCGATGCATGTATTTGCTAGGAATGCACCAGGGGCATCTTACCTCTTACTGTAAAGGCTATAAATTGTTGAACTGCAATGCGCAATTTGTCACACCTCCTACATAATCGTCTAtctttctacacgatcgttcaacctcttacacgatcgtttagctttctTCATTTAGCCTCTATACGAACGTCTATCCtcttacacgatcatttaggcTCTATACGACATTTACCCtcttacacaatcgtttagcttTCTAACACAATCTCTTAGCTTTAACCTtcaagcgatcgtttagcttccAACTTAATCGCTTAGCTCCTTGATCGATTGCTTAGTTGATAACCCGATCGCTTACCTTCCTAATTGATCACTTACTTTTAACCTGATCGCTTAGCTTAGTCATCAATTCCTTGACACTTAGCCAAActtcttcttttccaaatatcATGACATACTTTTAGTGACACATTTAAGTCTCTTTTAATCTTAGCTCCAAAAACAACTCACTCTTCCAAGTTCTTTAAAAAGACTTAAACTTCTCTAAAATCTGGGGTTTACACAATTGTTTCTCAATCAAGATATCACATGTTGCTTGGCAATATGAAAAACCAAGCATCTCTTTTATAAATCTCTATGGATCAAAGAAAGTTATAAACTTCCCAAGTTATAAGctttttagttgtttttgtgTTCTTACCTGTATTTGGGCCCTAAACTCACATGAAGTCACTTGCCAAAAGTTATTTTGCTTTTCGTTTCTGTAAATCATCTATCTTCCGAGCTTTATATCTCCATCAATACTAACTCATCTTATGCATATGACCTCTTGTCCAACTCTTCATCCCAAAAAAACGTTCA
The sequence above is drawn from the Cucumis melo cultivar AY chromosome 2, USDA_Cmelo_AY_1.0, whole genome shotgun sequence genome and encodes:
- the LOC103487452 gene encoding LOW QUALITY PROTEIN: disease resistance-like protein DSC2 (The sequence of the model RefSeq protein was modified relative to this genomic sequence to represent the inferred CDS: deleted 1 base in 1 codon), with product MGSSSVGGAESSSSCSSNLRWSYDVFLSFRGEDTRDKFISHLVVALRQKGVNFFIDDKLDRGHQISKSLLKSIEESRISIIIFSQNYASSTWCLDELVKIIECMRSKKQRVLPVFYNVCPTEVVKQTGSFGEAMAKYETNRLMINKIQPWKEALTTAATLSGWDLPNYWKNEAHLIHDLVEKVSILKQTQLLNVAKHPVGIDSQLKAVEEFASHGVLDNGVNMVGIHGMGGIGKTTLAKALYNKITYEFEACCFLSNVREASEQFNGLVQLQEKLLSEIFKDNNLKVDNVHKGMNIMKDRLCSRKVLIVLDDVDKDDQLDALVGGRDWFGRGSKIIVTTRDRHLLERYSFDKIHPIQLLDYVKSLELFCWHAFKQNHPSRDYLDLSELVVRYCNGLPLALVILGSLLCKRDQKIWKSKLDELKNFPEPGIEAVFQISFKRLEEKMGQTIVRCKSSKPEKRSRLWVAKEAVKMLIEKSGTHKVKAIKLDLRSNRPLIVEAEAFRNMENLRLLILQNAAKFPTNIFKYLPNIKWIEYSSSNVQWYFPISFVVNGGLVGLVINGVSNKHPGIIFEDCKMLKHVDLSYWRLLEETPDFSVALNLEKLYLRSCKRLEMIHGSIASLSKLVTLDLEGCENLEKLPSSFLMLKSLEVLNLSGCIKLKEIPDLSASSSLKELHLRECYNLRIIHDSSVGSLDKLIALKLDSCHLLEELPSCLRLKSLDSLSLTNCYKLEQLPEFDENMKSLREMNLKGTAIRKLPSSIRYLIGLENLNLSYCTNLISLPSEIHLLKSLKELDLHECSRLDMFPSGSSLNFPQQSLFSNLTILDLQNCNISNTDFLENLSNFCTTLKELNLSGNKFCSLPSLQNFSSLRHLELRNCKFLRNIVKIPHCLTRVDASGCELFVISPDYIADIMFRNQDLELRNFKRELIVAYSKIPKFCNNQTTESSTSFSFQQNSDTIIPALVVCVVFKVDEDSCDAEGFIRFQVLIDGYDAYYGRLVWVKIRAYVVTKNSSITIDILERE